The Caloenas nicobarica isolate bCalNic1 chromosome 15, bCalNic1.hap1, whole genome shotgun sequence genome includes a region encoding these proteins:
- the LOC135995002 gene encoding olfactory receptor 14J1-like → MSNSSSITQFLLLAFRDTRELQLLHFWLFLGIYLAALLGNGLIITTIACDQHLHTPMYFFLLNLSLLDLGSISTTVPKSMASSLWDIRAISDMGCAAQVFLFFFFISAEYWLLTIMSYDRYIAICKPLHYRTLLGSRACVHMAASAWAGGFLNGLIHTANTFSLPLCKGNDLDQFFCEIPQILKLSCSDAYLRELGLVIFGASVFFVCFVFIMLSYVQIFRAMLRIPSEQGRYKAFSTCLPHLAVVSLFISTGMFAYFKPRSISSPSLDLVVSVLYSVVPPTLNPLIYSMRNQDLKDALRRLMAGFFQP, encoded by the coding sequence atgtccaacagcagctccatcacccagttcctcctcctggcgttcagagacacacgggagctgcagctcttgcacttctggctcttcctgggcatctacctggctgccctcctgggcaacggcctcatcatcaccaccatagcctgtgaccagcacctccacacccccatgtacttcttcctcctcaacctctccctcctcgacctgggctccatctccaccactgtccccaagtccatggccagtTCCCTCTGGGACATCAGGGCCATCTCTGatatgggatgtgctgcccaagtctttctgtttttctttttcatttcagcagagtattggctcctcaccatcatgtcctacgaccgctacattgccatctgcaaacccctgcactacaggaccctcctgggcagcagagcttgtgtccacatggcagcatcTGCCTGGGCTGGTGGGTTTCTCAATGGTCTGATACacacagccaatacattttcactgccactgtgcaagggcaatgacctggaccagttcttctgtgaaatcccccagatcctcaagctctcctgctcagatgcctacctcagggaacttgggcttgtTATATTTGGTGCGTCTGtattctttgtatgttttgtgttcatcatgctgtcctatgtgcagatcttcagggccatgctgaggatcccctctgagcagggacggtacaaagccttttccacctgcctccctcacctggccgtggtctccttGTTTATCAGCACTGGTATGTTTGCCTACTTCAAGCCCcgctccatctcctctccatccctggatctggtggtgtctgttctgtactcagtggtgcctccaacattgaaccccctcatctacagcatgaggaaccaggacctCAAGGATGCTCTGAGGAGGCTGATGGCTGGATTTTTTCAGCCATAG